In Desulfonatronospira thiodismutans ASO3-1, a single window of DNA contains:
- the glgB gene encoding 1,4-alpha-glucan branching protein GlgB: protein MFTEQDIYLYKQGRHFRLYKHLGAQVVMHGGVRGTYFGVWAPNAEQVSVIGDFNYWDNTTHQLNVRGDGSGIWEGFVPEAMPGHKYKYHIRSRFQGYSVDKGDPFGFYWETAPSTASIIWQMDYQWGDEEWMQNRREKNRQDKPLSIYEMHLGSWMRDPDNPERLLSYRELADRLPGYLVDMGFTHVEFMPVAEHPFYGSWGYQILGFFAPTSRYGTPQDFMYLIDVLHQHGIGVILDWVPSHFPTDEVGLGFFDGTHLYEHMDSRKGFHPEWKSYIFNYGRNEVVSFLISNALFWLDYYHIDGLRLDAVASMLYLDYAREDGDWEPNEFGGNENLDAISFLKHLNSEVYRSYPDVQTFAEESTSWPMVSRPTYVGGLGFGYKWNMGWMNDTLSYMSREPVFRKYHHNQMTFSIWYAFTENFVLPLSHDEVVHLKGSLVTKMPGDDWQKLANLRLLLGYMYAHPGKKLLFMGAEMAQWTEWNHDKSLDWHLLQYDRHRQVQDWLREVNNLYRNRPQLYELDFEPGGFSWIDCTDSDNSVLSFIRRDKEKKPLIMAANFTPVPRHDYILGVPGPGPYREILNSDDARFGGSHLVNPDVYHAQEIQAHGYSHRLSLTLPPLGILFMEQS from the coding sequence ATGTTTACCGAACAGGATATTTATCTTTACAAGCAGGGAAGACACTTTCGCCTGTACAAGCACCTCGGAGCCCAGGTGGTCATGCATGGCGGTGTACGCGGAACCTACTTCGGGGTATGGGCCCCCAACGCGGAACAGGTCAGCGTCATTGGAGATTTCAACTACTGGGACAACACTACCCATCAGCTCAATGTCCGCGGCGACGGTTCCGGCATCTGGGAAGGATTTGTGCCCGAGGCCATGCCCGGTCATAAGTACAAGTACCATATCCGCTCCAGATTTCAGGGCTACAGTGTGGACAAGGGCGATCCCTTCGGATTCTACTGGGAAACAGCTCCCAGCACAGCTTCCATTATCTGGCAGATGGACTACCAGTGGGGAGATGAAGAATGGATGCAGAACCGCCGGGAAAAAAACCGCCAGGACAAGCCCTTGAGCATCTACGAAATGCACCTGGGTTCATGGATGCGGGATCCGGATAATCCCGAGAGGCTCCTGAGTTACCGGGAACTGGCTGACAGGCTGCCGGGGTATCTTGTGGACATGGGCTTTACCCACGTAGAATTTATGCCCGTGGCCGAACATCCTTTTTACGGATCCTGGGGTTACCAGATCCTGGGATTTTTTGCCCCCACCAGCCGCTACGGGACTCCCCAGGACTTCATGTATCTCATAGATGTCCTGCACCAGCACGGCATAGGGGTCATCCTGGACTGGGTGCCTTCCCATTTCCCCACCGACGAGGTGGGACTGGGATTTTTCGACGGCACCCACCTGTATGAGCATATGGACAGTCGCAAGGGGTTTCACCCGGAATGGAAAAGCTACATTTTCAATTACGGCCGCAATGAGGTGGTCAGCTTTCTTATAAGCAACGCCCTTTTCTGGCTGGACTACTACCACATAGACGGGCTTCGCCTGGACGCTGTGGCTTCCATGCTCTACCTGGATTACGCCCGTGAGGACGGTGACTGGGAGCCCAACGAATTCGGGGGCAATGAAAACCTGGACGCCATAAGCTTTCTCAAGCACCTCAACAGTGAGGTGTACCGCTCTTATCCGGATGTCCAGACCTTTGCCGAGGAATCCACTTCCTGGCCCATGGTTTCCAGGCCTACATACGTAGGGGGCCTGGGATTCGGATACAAGTGGAACATGGGCTGGATGAACGACACCCTGAGCTACATGAGCAGAGAGCCGGTATTTCGCAAGTATCACCACAACCAGATGACCTTCAGCATCTGGTACGCCTTTACCGAAAATTTCGTCCTGCCCCTGTCCCATGACGAGGTGGTGCACCTCAAAGGATCACTGGTCACAAAAATGCCCGGTGACGACTGGCAGAAGCTGGCCAACCTGCGGCTTCTTTTGGGCTACATGTATGCGCATCCCGGCAAAAAGCTTTTGTTCATGGGGGCTGAAATGGCCCAGTGGACTGAATGGAACCATGACAAGAGCCTGGACTGGCATCTTCTGCAATACGACCGGCACAGGCAGGTTCAGGACTGGCTGCGTGAGGTGAATAACCTGTACCGCAACCGCCCCCAGCTTTACGAGCTGGATTTCGAACCAGGGGGATTCTCCTGGATCGACTGTACCGACTCGGACAACAGCGTATTATCCTTTATCCGCCGGGACAAAGAGAAGAAGCCGCTGATTATGGCCGCCAATTTCACGCCTGTGCCCAGGCATGATTATATCCTGGGGGTACCGGGACCTGGACCCTACAGGGAGATACTCAACAGCGACGATGCCCGGTTCGGAGGTTCTCACCTGGTCAACCCGGATGTCTATCACGCTCAGGAAATCCAGGCCCATGGATATTCCCACCGCCTGAGCCTGACACTTCCCCCCCTGGGCATATTGTTCATGGAGCAGAGCTGA
- the malQ gene encoding 4-alpha-glucanotransferase yields the protein MKRLNGILLHISSLPGPYGSGDMGPHAYRFVDFLAGSRQKIWQILPLNPTTPGTGNSPYSSYSAFAGNPLFIDPEALQDKGLLDPQDTRDLPGFPEHRTDYELAGDFKKSLLQKAFKRNRESLENGSKFELFCRNHSFWLDDFALFSALKEHFSGAPWYRWPRKIRLRHLEAVEEFKNRLSNEILREKFCQYLFFSQWQKLKTYANNHNVLIFGDLPIYVSLDSCDVWSNPHLFLLDQEKNPTRVAGAPPDYFSETGQLWGNPIYDWEECARENYQWWIKRIRQNLVMFDLLRFDHFRGFASYWSIPAGAQTAVDGKWEEGPGHRFWSALTSEISPAHFVAEDLGYITEDVLELRDSYGLPGMKILQFAFGEDMPTNPYIPHNHIPNCVIYPGTHDNNTVRGWFENELDSIAKKRLSEYTGRRLDAENICREIIRMAMSSPARLCVLPMQDVLGLDGRFRMNTPSVARGNWEWRVKSAEIGIDIKEFLLYFTTIYGRDNHFDAGTNHT from the coding sequence ATGAAGAGGTTAAACGGCATACTCCTGCACATATCATCACTGCCTGGACCCTACGGATCAGGCGACATGGGTCCACATGCCTACCGCTTTGTTGATTTTCTGGCCGGCAGCAGGCAGAAGATCTGGCAGATACTGCCCCTTAACCCCACCACACCCGGGACCGGCAATTCACCCTATTCCAGCTACAGCGCATTTGCCGGCAATCCGCTTTTTATTGATCCGGAAGCGCTGCAGGACAAGGGTCTTCTTGATCCGCAGGATACAAGAGATCTGCCCGGCTTTCCAGAACACCGCACGGATTATGAACTGGCCGGCGACTTTAAAAAATCCTTGCTGCAAAAGGCCTTCAAGCGCAACAGGGAAAGCCTGGAAAACGGTTCAAAGTTCGAGCTTTTCTGCCGCAACCATTCCTTCTGGCTTGATGACTTCGCTCTGTTCAGCGCCCTCAAGGAACATTTCAGCGGAGCACCATGGTACAGGTGGCCAAGAAAGATCAGGCTTCGCCACCTTGAAGCCGTGGAGGAATTTAAAAACAGACTGTCAAATGAAATATTGCGGGAAAAATTCTGTCAGTACTTATTTTTCAGTCAGTGGCAGAAACTTAAAACCTACGCCAATAACCACAACGTGCTCATATTCGGGGATCTGCCCATCTATGTCAGCCTGGACAGCTGCGACGTATGGTCCAACCCGCACCTCTTTTTGCTGGACCAGGAGAAAAACCCCACCAGGGTGGCAGGAGCTCCGCCGGATTATTTCAGTGAAACAGGGCAGTTGTGGGGCAATCCCATTTATGACTGGGAAGAATGCGCCAGGGAGAATTACCAGTGGTGGATCAAGCGCATAAGGCAGAACCTGGTTATGTTCGATCTTTTAAGATTTGATCATTTCCGGGGGTTTGCCTCCTACTGGAGCATACCTGCCGGTGCCCAAACCGCAGTTGACGGTAAATGGGAGGAAGGCCCCGGGCACCGTTTCTGGTCCGCCCTGACCAGTGAAATATCCCCGGCTCATTTTGTGGCCGAGGACCTGGGATACATTACTGAAGATGTACTGGAGCTAAGGGACAGTTACGGCCTGCCGGGAATGAAGATCCTCCAGTTCGCCTTTGGCGAGGATATGCCCACCAACCCTTATATACCTCACAATCATATACCCAATTGCGTGATCTATCCGGGAACTCACGACAACAACACGGTGAGAGGATGGTTTGAAAATGAACTGGATTCCATAGCCAAAAAAAGGCTCAGCGAGTATACCGGGCGAAGGCTCGATGCAGAAAATATTTGCAGGGAAATTATCCGCATGGCCATGTCCTCACCGGCCAGATTATGTGTTTTACCCATGCAGGATGTACTCGGCTTAGACGGGCGTTTCCGCATGAATACACCGTCTGTTGCCCGAGGAAACTGGGAGTGGCGTGTAAAAAGTGCAGAAATTGGCATTGATATCAAGGAATTTTTGCTCTACTTTACCACCATCTACGGTAGAGACAATCACTTTGATGCCGGTACGAACCATACATAA
- a CDS encoding LapA family protein, whose product MNAFRLIFLLLVFAAVMLGLSQNTETLGLKAPLELDLWFIELSLPQVAMYVFIFFCFLLGIIFGIITFFPANREAREKLKVLRKKLRLLQEDFKTAEMERARQIMKRQEKISPDEEAFKEEIVSSASSRAWGKAAMAGCVVLFFILVALYYYGHTEFEKVHEQTKANMEKTTGMIEDTQSSLDSLEHDFRDADKKLGELDREFREETAKLQDATENMQEKLQKHSGEISELKLIPVKTRDYLTVMHLEQYLQTLGYLKKEADTEEDRKRLQEAAEEVRKALEHYREKSD is encoded by the coding sequence ATGAACGCATTTAGACTGATTTTTCTGTTGCTGGTTTTTGCCGCAGTAATGCTCGGCCTCAGTCAAAACACTGAAACACTGGGATTAAAGGCGCCTCTGGAACTTGATCTGTGGTTCATTGAGCTTTCTTTGCCCCAGGTGGCCATGTATGTATTCATCTTCTTCTGCTTTCTGCTGGGCATAATTTTTGGTATAATCACTTTTTTCCCGGCCAACAGGGAGGCCAGGGAAAAATTGAAAGTCCTGCGCAAAAAATTGAGGCTCTTGCAGGAAGATTTTAAGACGGCCGAAATGGAACGGGCCAGACAGATCATGAAGCGCCAGGAAAAAATAAGCCCTGACGAAGAAGCCTTTAAGGAAGAAATTGTCAGTTCAGCCTCATCCAGGGCCTGGGGCAAGGCGGCCATGGCCGGATGCGTAGTTCTTTTCTTCATCCTGGTGGCTCTTTACTACTACGGCCACACAGAATTTGAAAAAGTGCACGAGCAGACTAAAGCCAATATGGAAAAAACCACCGGCATGATTGAAGATACCCAAAGCAGCCTGGACAGCCTGGAGCATGATTTCAGGGATGCGGATAAAAAACTGGGAGAGCTGGACCGTGAATTCAGGGAGGAGACCGCAAAGCTTCAAGACGCCACAGAAAACATGCAGGAAAAGCTTCAAAAGCACTCCGGGGAAATAAGCGAACTAAAGCTCATACCGGTTAAGACCCGTGATTACCTGACTGTCATGCATCTTGAGCAATACCTGCAGACCCTGGGTTACCTGAAGAAGGAGGCTGATACAGAAGAAGACAGAAAACGCCTGCAGGAGGCTGCAGAAGAAGTCCGCAAGGCTCTGGAGCATTACCGGGAAAAATCTGATTAA
- a CDS encoding tetratricopeptide repeat protein, with the protein MKRLLYIIFPVLIFFMLPGCLEQKEDTDDFDQAEYYFSTGQFNQARNLYQQYIDENEHGRKRYQAWNRLLSISVDIYNDIEGGLDILKAMQMEYDGELDTILDINARIAGKYDRLGQPRESRRLWKKNKELAQSGKERKKAALFLSKTGIQLREFERVREDLEKFSDCSGETDAELCSMIHYTRGKSYYLENDLTRAGEVLSRAYSLDAGNEYRSRAGLLLTEVLLDQDKVDQAVDLLKEILDIHPNPKAIEARIEHLSSIRD; encoded by the coding sequence ATGAAAAGGCTGCTTTACATCATTTTTCCGGTTCTCATATTTTTTATGCTTCCTGGATGCCTGGAACAAAAAGAGGATACGGATGATTTCGACCAGGCTGAATATTATTTTTCCACGGGTCAGTTCAACCAGGCCAGAAATTTATACCAGCAGTATATAGACGAAAATGAGCACGGACGAAAAAGATACCAGGCCTGGAACCGGCTTTTAAGCATCAGTGTGGATATATATAATGACATTGAGGGAGGGCTTGATATATTAAAGGCCATGCAGATGGAGTACGACGGGGAACTGGACACAATCCTGGATATCAATGCCAGGATTGCAGGTAAATATGATAGACTGGGACAGCCACGGGAAAGTCGCCGGCTCTGGAAAAAGAACAAGGAACTGGCACAGTCCGGTAAGGAAAGGAAAAAAGCAGCTCTTTTCCTTTCCAAAACAGGTATTCAGCTGCGCGAATTTGAGAGGGTCCGGGAGGACCTGGAAAAATTTTCTGACTGTTCAGGCGAAACAGATGCCGAGCTGTGCTCCATGATTCATTATACCCGGGGGAAATCCTATTACCTGGAAAATGATCTTACCAGGGCCGGGGAGGTTTTATCCAGGGCTTACAGCTTGGATGCCGGGAATGAATACAGGTCCAGGGCTGGACTTCTCCTGACAGAGGTCCTCCTTGACCAGGATAAAGTCGATCAGGCTGTAGATCTCTTAAAAGAAATCCTGGACATACATCCCAACCCCAAAGCCATTGAGGCCCGCATTGAACATCTGTCATCTATCCGGGATTAA
- the gyrA gene encoding DNA gyrase subunit A — translation MSNISIEQEIKKSYLEYSLSVIIGRAIPDVRDGLKPVHRRILYAMHELGNTYNRPYKKSARVVGDVIGKYHPHGDSAVYDALVRMAQDFNMRDPLVDGQGNFGSIDGDAPAAMRYTEARMSRLAGEFLADIEKNTVNFRANYDNTLTEPEVLPARVPNILVNGSSGIAVGMATNIPPHNLGEVIDALLQLLDNPETNISQLMQHIKAPDLPTGAYIYNLKGVLEAYRTGRGSFKIRSRLDVETRSRGHESIVINEVPYALNKANLVEKIAGLVNDKKIEGISDLRDESDRNGIRIVIDLKKGAISDVIINKLYKLTALETSFGINMMAVVNNRPQLLNLKQVLEYFLEHRKEVILRRSRHDLEKAEHRAHILEGLQIALDNIDEVVRLIRSSSTGAEAREKLISNFSLSQVQAQAILDMRLQRLTNMEREKLMQEYRELLQQIEFLKSILENIDILKGEIKKELQEIKKTYSTPRRTQILEQDPDSIEMLDLIPDHDVVVTLSRNGYIKRTLLEYYHQQKRGGKGIAGANVGDKDFITTLFTTSNHKDIYLFSNTGKSYLLKAYEIPEGSRTARGVHIKNLLPLDNEEYIATALSERNFHQRHYFLFVTKKGMVKKTSIEMFKNMRSLGLIAVNLKPGDELIGVKVVKDESEVIITTHDGLAIRFACRELRAMGRNAAGVKGISLRQGDEVVSGAVLDPGEARELFTISEKGFGKKTSLDMYKLQARGGKGLINMKVTSKTGKVVSSMPVSDQEELIIFTSANKIIRLGTSDIRSVGRSTQGVKMVDLENDQKVICADLIIPEQHLLGDKEEQ, via the coding sequence TTGAGCAATATCAGCATTGAACAGGAAATAAAAAAATCCTACCTGGAATATTCGCTAAGCGTAATAATCGGCCGGGCCATCCCTGATGTCCGTGACGGTCTGAAACCCGTTCACCGGCGTATACTCTATGCCATGCACGAGCTTGGCAACACCTACAACCGCCCCTATAAAAAATCGGCCAGGGTGGTTGGTGACGTCATCGGTAAATACCATCCCCACGGTGATTCAGCAGTGTATGATGCCCTGGTGCGCATGGCCCAGGATTTCAATATGCGTGACCCACTCGTGGACGGACAGGGCAACTTCGGTTCCATCGACGGGGACGCCCCGGCAGCCATGCGGTATACAGAAGCCCGCATGTCCAGGCTTGCCGGGGAGTTTCTGGCTGATATCGAAAAAAACACGGTCAATTTCAGGGCCAACTACGACAATACCCTCACCGAACCCGAGGTCCTGCCGGCCAGAGTTCCCAATATCCTGGTCAACGGCAGCTCGGGCATTGCCGTTGGCATGGCCACGAATATTCCCCCGCACAACCTGGGGGAGGTGATAGACGCCCTTCTGCAGCTTCTGGACAACCCGGAGACAAACATCTCCCAGCTCATGCAGCACATCAAGGCCCCGGACCTGCCTACCGGGGCATATATTTACAACCTCAAGGGCGTACTCGAGGCTTACCGGACAGGCAGGGGAAGTTTTAAAATCCGTTCCAGGCTGGACGTGGAGACCAGGTCCAGGGGACATGAATCAATTGTCATCAACGAAGTTCCCTATGCCCTGAACAAGGCCAACCTGGTGGAAAAAATAGCCGGGCTGGTCAATGATAAGAAAATCGAAGGCATTTCCGATCTGCGGGACGAATCAGACCGCAATGGAATCAGGATAGTCATAGACCTGAAAAAGGGAGCCATCTCCGATGTAATCATCAACAAACTGTATAAGCTTACCGCCCTGGAGACCAGCTTCGGCATCAATATGATGGCCGTGGTCAATAACCGTCCGCAGCTGTTAAACCTCAAACAGGTCCTGGAGTATTTCCTGGAGCACAGAAAGGAGGTCATACTCAGGCGCTCCAGGCATGACCTGGAAAAGGCGGAGCACAGGGCGCACATCCTGGAGGGGCTGCAGATAGCCCTGGACAACATCGACGAGGTGGTCCGGCTCATCAGGTCGTCATCCACCGGGGCCGAAGCCAGAGAAAAGCTCATTTCAAACTTTTCCCTGAGTCAGGTTCAGGCCCAGGCCATCCTGGATATGCGCCTGCAAAGGCTGACCAATATGGAGCGCGAAAAACTGATGCAGGAGTACAGGGAGCTTTTGCAGCAGATTGAATTTCTAAAAAGCATCCTGGAAAATATTGATATCCTCAAGGGTGAAATAAAAAAAGAACTCCAAGAGATAAAGAAAACCTATTCCACTCCCCGCAGAACACAGATCCTGGAACAGGACCCCGACAGTATAGAGATGCTGGACCTGATCCCGGATCATGACGTGGTGGTCACCTTGTCCAGAAATGGATATATCAAGAGAACGCTTCTTGAATATTACCACCAGCAGAAAAGAGGAGGCAAGGGAATAGCCGGGGCCAATGTCGGGGACAAGGACTTTATTACTACTCTTTTTACCACCAGCAATCATAAGGATATTTATCTCTTTTCCAACACCGGCAAGTCTTATCTGCTCAAGGCCTACGAAATCCCGGAAGGATCACGCACGGCCAGGGGAGTGCACATTAAAAACCTGCTTCCCCTGGATAACGAGGAATACATTGCCACAGCACTTTCCGAGCGCAATTTTCACCAGAGACACTATTTTCTTTTTGTGACCAAAAAAGGCATGGTCAAAAAGACATCTATCGAGATGTTCAAGAACATGCGCTCCCTGGGTCTGATTGCAGTCAATCTCAAACCCGGAGATGAACTCATCGGGGTCAAAGTGGTCAAAGATGAATCCGAGGTAATTATAACTACACATGATGGCCTGGCCATTCGCTTTGCCTGCAGGGAACTCCGGGCGATGGGCAGAAACGCCGCCGGGGTCAAGGGAATTTCCCTGCGCCAGGGCGACGAGGTGGTTTCCGGGGCTGTACTGGATCCGGGCGAAGCAAGGGAGCTTTTTACCATTTCGGAAAAAGGTTTCGGAAAAAAGACCAGCCTGGACATGTACAAGTTACAGGCAAGGGGGGGAAAGGGTCTTATCAATATGAAGGTAACCTCCAAAACGGGCAAGGTGGTGAGTTCAATGCCTGTATCAGACCAGGAAGAGCTGATTATTTTCACCTCAGCCAACAAGATAATCAGGCTGGGCACCAGCGATATCCGGTCTGTTGGACGCTCAACCCAGGGAGTAAAAATGGTTGACCTGGAAAATGATCAGAAGGTGATCTGCGCAGACCTGATCATCCCGGAACAGCACCTGCTTGGTGATAAAGAAGAGCAGTAG
- the gyrB gene encoding DNA topoisomerase (ATP-hydrolyzing) subunit B has protein sequence MDNKDRQENSGEYTAQSIQVLEGLTAVRKRPAMYIGSTDVRGLQHLVYEVLDNSIDEAMAGYCDNVRITVHMDNSVTISDNGRGIPVDWHEKENRPALEVVMTVLHAGGKFDNASYKVSGGLHGVGVSVVNALSEYLEVTVRREGEKYFQKFERGIPVTKLRHEGPSSSRGTTIKFRPDEEIFSTLDFDYDTLSKRFEELAYLNSGLRIEFQDERYQKSDVFQFDGGLLSFIKNVNKDSGLHKVIYASGEVHNVSMELTLQYKTGYKEHIYSFANNIRTVEGGTHLNGLRSALTRAINTYIQHAQDLPRKLKQKLTGDDVREGLTSIISVKVPDPQFEGQTKTKLGNSEISGYVSGIAYEKITTFLNENPKDARIIVEKVVDAARAREAARKAKELVRRKGALSDYSLPGKLADCQSKNPSESEIFIVEGDSAGGSAKQGRNPKHQAILPLRGKILNVEKTRFEKILENNEIKALITAMGAGIGDKELDLSKLRYHKIVIMTDADVDGAHIRTLLLTFFFRQFSQLIENGYLYIAQPPLYRVHKGNFEQFISDEKTMHDFLLNRVYDEISIKTENGLEYTKDEMVELIKNLISLKDSFEDAGNMGIKEELFQSLLEYGPRLHPVHFVYEDSSEFISFMSGRGFETTLEKEESEIEKRYFLVFTDRNEHSTRIGIEFFNSGLYKKAHQVQQQILHNNPGLGFEILSQKDTIQVKGIFPLLDKVFELAHKGINIQRYKGLGEMNPEQLWSTTMDPDKRTMLQVNVEDAELADDLFSRLMGDKVEPRREFIEKNALEVADLDI, from the coding sequence ATGGACAACAAAGACAGACAGGAAAATTCAGGAGAATACACAGCCCAGAGCATCCAGGTTCTGGAAGGGCTGACCGCGGTGAGAAAACGCCCGGCAATGTACATCGGCTCAACTGATGTGCGGGGTCTTCAGCACCTGGTTTATGAAGTTCTGGACAACAGCATAGACGAGGCCATGGCCGGTTATTGCGACAATGTGCGCATAACTGTTCACATGGACAACAGCGTAACCATCTCGGACAACGGCCGGGGTATTCCTGTGGACTGGCATGAAAAGGAAAACAGGCCGGCCCTGGAGGTGGTCATGACCGTTCTTCATGCCGGGGGAAAATTCGACAACGCCAGCTACAAAGTATCCGGGGGACTGCACGGAGTAGGGGTTTCGGTTGTTAATGCCCTTTCCGAATACCTGGAAGTAACCGTTCGCAGGGAAGGAGAAAAGTATTTCCAGAAGTTTGAAAGAGGCATACCGGTTACCAAGCTTCGCCATGAGGGACCCTCGTCCAGCCGTGGTACCACCATAAAGTTCAGACCCGATGAAGAGATTTTTTCCACTCTTGATTTTGACTACGATACACTGTCCAAGCGATTTGAAGAGCTTGCATACTTAAACAGCGGCCTGAGGATAGAGTTTCAGGACGAGCGCTACCAGAAAAGCGATGTGTTTCAGTTCGACGGGGGGCTTTTGTCCTTTATTAAAAATGTGAACAAGGACAGCGGCCTGCACAAGGTGATCTACGCCAGCGGCGAAGTTCACAACGTATCCATGGAGCTGACCCTGCAGTACAAGACAGGCTACAAGGAACATATTTACTCTTTTGCCAACAATATCCGTACCGTAGAAGGCGGAACCCACTTAAACGGCCTGCGTTCTGCACTGACCAGGGCCATAAATACATATATCCAGCATGCCCAGGATCTGCCCAGAAAACTCAAACAGAAACTCACCGGTGATGACGTACGTGAAGGTCTTACCAGTATAATCAGCGTCAAGGTCCCGGATCCACAGTTTGAAGGCCAGACCAAGACCAAGCTGGGCAACAGCGAAATTTCGGGCTATGTGTCAGGGATAGCCTACGAAAAGATCACCACTTTTTTAAATGAGAATCCCAAGGATGCCCGCATCATAGTGGAGAAAGTTGTAGATGCTGCCCGGGCCAGGGAGGCCGCGCGCAAGGCCAAGGAACTGGTGCGCAGAAAAGGGGCTCTTTCTGACTATTCCCTGCCGGGTAAGCTTGCTGACTGCCAGAGCAAAAACCCGTCGGAATCAGAGATCTTTATTGTCGAGGGTGATTCAGCCGGAGGGTCGGCCAAGCAGGGCCGAAATCCAAAGCACCAGGCCATTTTACCCTTGCGGGGGAAAATTCTCAACGTAGAGAAGACAAGATTTGAAAAAATTCTCGAAAATAATGAGATAAAAGCACTTATAACAGCCATGGGTGCAGGCATAGGCGATAAGGAGCTTGATCTTTCCAAGCTCAGGTATCACAAGATAGTGATCATGACCGACGCGGACGTGGACGGTGCGCATATCAGGACCCTTCTTTTGACTTTTTTCTTCAGGCAGTTCAGCCAGCTCATTGAGAACGGATACCTGTATATAGCCCAGCCTCCCCTTTACCGGGTGCACAAAGGCAATTTTGAACAGTTCATAAGCGATGAAAAAACCATGCACGATTTTCTGCTCAATCGTGTTTACGATGAAATTTCCATTAAAACGGAAAATGGGCTGGAATACACTAAGGATGAGATGGTTGAACTCATCAAAAATCTTATATCACTTAAAGACAGTTTTGAAGATGCCGGCAATATGGGCATCAAGGAAGAACTTTTTCAAAGTCTTCTTGAGTATGGACCAAGACTTCACCCTGTCCATTTTGTATATGAAGACAGTTCAGAGTTCATAAGCTTCATGTCCGGCAGGGGGTTTGAAACCACCCTGGAAAAAGAGGAAAGCGAGATTGAAAAGAGATATTTCCTGGTTTTTACAGACCGAAACGAGCACAGTACACGCATAGGAATAGAATTTTTCAACTCCGGTCTGTACAAAAAGGCGCACCAGGTGCAACAGCAGATCCTGCACAACAACCCGGGCCTTGGTTTTGAAATCCTGAGTCAGAAGGACACCATCCAGGTGAAGGGTATTTTTCCTCTCCTGGACAAGGTTTTTGAGCTTGCTCACAAGGGGATCAACATCCAGCGATACAAGGGCCTGGGGGAGATGAATCCAGAGCAGCTGTGGTCCACCACTATGGATCCGGACAAAAGGACCATGCTCCAGGTCAACGTAGAAGACGCAGAACTTGCAGACGATCTTTTTTCCAGGCTCATGGGCGACAAGGTGGAACCCAGGCGGGAATTCATCGAGAAAAACGCCCTGGAAGTAGCAGACCTGGATATTTAA